The window GCAAGGCATCGGCAAAATCCAGCCCGGCGACGTGCATGTCCGCGGCGCGCATAAGATCCGCCGCCGCTTCCACGTCCACGTTTGCCAAACGCGTCAAATGGTCCAGCATGTCACGCAAAACCTCGGCATCGCAGCGGTACACCTTGCCCAGTACCCATGCCAGTTCCAGCGATACGCTCAATGGCACAAAAAACGATTGCGCCGATTCCAGATGCGCCAGCACCACGGCCTGTTGGGAGCGCTCCTGATCATCCGCCGGCTCGACAAACAGGCGCACCAGGATGTTGGTATCGAGCGCGATCACGGTTTCGCGTTGCGCACAAAAGCCTGATCGAGCAACTCATCCATGCGCTCTACGGACAGGGATCCGGCAGTATTAGGTATGGTGCTCACACAATCTCGCGGCTGCACCGGGTCGCCCCGCACGGGTTTGAGGACGACCTCGTTGCCGATCACGGTGACCTCAAGCCGGCTGCCGCCGACGATACCCAACGTGCGGCGTACCTCGGCCGGCAGCACGATCTGACCTTTTGTTGAAACAGTGACTGACGACATGGCGGGCTCCGGAGACTTCCGGTCGCACTCTAGCATGTCGTCTTACCAGGTAAGACGAGGCCGGCAACTGCCAAGGGCTTCGTACTCGACCCCGTC of the Immundisolibacter sp. genome contains:
- a CDS encoding type II toxin-antitoxin system VapC family toxin, which translates into the protein MIALDTNILVRLFVEPADDQERSQQAVVLAHLESAQSFFVPLSVSLELAWVLGKVYRCDAEVLRDMLDHLTRLANVDVEAAADLMRAADMHVAGLDFADALHCARSAQCSALLTFDDRRFARKAKRLAVRPSVVVPKAK
- a CDS encoding AbrB/MazE/SpoVT family DNA-binding domain-containing protein → MSSVTVSTKGQIVLPAEVRRTLGIVGGSRLEVTVIGNEVVLKPVRGDPVQPRDCVSTIPNTAGSLSVERMDELLDQAFVRNAKP